The segment TTCAAGAGTCAGGACTGTTCATGAAAGTCTACTAATGCAATGCAGTCAATCGCACGTACTATGCTAGTATTTAGTCAATTCAAAACATCCATTTCAATCATAAACATCTCTTATTGAAAATTAGTGTAcgtattatgaaaaaaaaaaaaacccaacttatTTTATTGTTCTACAGCCCTTCCAATGAAAACTTGAGTTTACCAGCTTTATTAGGTCTACAGAGTAATCAATACCAGCTCGAGTCCAAACAAAGTGGTCAGTCTTTGGACAATATACAAGACACTCGAGACGGTGCTAGCAGGtacaaaaagaacatttttataTAGGCACAAAATATCTTTGCATAGGTCATCATAAGACTCACACGTGACATTGAATCTATTTTATATAGGCACGGACCCTGATTCATTCACTCACCTATCAAGAACTCTCCTACTTGCGGtggagaagaaaaaaactacAAAGATTTAGCCTAGTTACTTACCTTGGATCTAAAACCTCTAAAATATTATCGCGATGGAAACCACGgcggttaaatttaccaaaaacgATTTTTTATTCCCAATTTcgacccaatttttttttttaaagctgacaTAAAAGTTACAATTCGTTCAGTTCTAGAAGTATTATTGAAACTCATTTTGTGGGTAACTTTCAATAGCAATTCCTTTGGaataaaaacaagaatttattatttttttaacctcCCCCCTCAATATACAGATACTATAATAAAGTATAGTTATAAcaacatttcatttatattgtttttagaCATTTGTACACtcaaaacacaaattcaattaCGGCTtcatatgaagaaaaaaaaaagattgcttttACACAATGTCTTCAAAAGCTAGATGTATATTTTACCGACTTCAAATGACAAAGTATAAAATAGagatgaaacaataaaaataatcaaattagtCTAGGATCAAAGAAacaatatttgaaaatattctaTTTTCCAGCTTTTCATCGGTTCTTGTTTTCCACTATCGAAATGTTTCAACAGTTTATAGTCAGTTTATAGATTCATATAGAtccattattaaaatttttcaaCAGTTTATAGTCAGTTTATAGATTCTTATTATCGAAAGTTATCAACAGTTTATAGTCAGTTTATAGATTCTTATAGAGCCattattgaaatgtttcaacAGTTTATAGTCAGTTTATAGATTCTTATAGATCCATTAACGAAATGTTTCAACAGTTTATACTCAGTTTATAGATTCTTATAGATCCATTAACGAAATGTTTCAACAGTTTATAGTCAGTTTATAGATTCTTATAGATCCATTATCGAACTGTTTCAACAGTTTATAGTTAGTTTATAGATTCTTATAGATTCATTATCGAAATGTTTCAACAGTTTATAGTCAGTTTATAGATTCTTATAGATCCATTATCGAAATGTTTCAACAGTTTATAGTCAGTTTATAGATTCTTATAGATCCATTATCGAATTGTTTCAACAGTTTATAGTCAGTTTATAGATTCTTATAGATCCATTATCGAAATGTTTCAACAGTTTATAGTCAGTTTATAGATTCTTATAGATCCATTATCGAAATGTTTCAACAGTTTATAGTCAGTTTATAGATTCTTATAGATCCATTATCGAAATGTTTCAACAGTTTATAGTCAGTTTATAGATTCTTATAGATCCATTATCGAAATGTTTCAACAGTTTATAGTCAGTTTATAGATTCTTATAGATCCATTATCGAAATGTTTCAACAGTTTATAGTCAGTTTATAGATTCTTATAGATCCATTATCGAAATGTTTCAACAGTTTATAGTCAGTTTATAGATTCTTATAGATCCATTATCAAAATGTTTCAACAGTTTATAGTCAGTTTATAGATTCTTATAGATCCATTATCGAAATGTTTCCATTTAAATGTGCAGTCTCGAATTGACGATCAGTGTTTTTGCAGGTAGACTTATCCGCCGTTTATTTCAGTTAATTCAGGGGCCAACAATCCAAAATACGTGAGAAAATTAAGACTGCATAGCAACTAACCATCCACATACTTAAGAGATTTTGTCTTTACAATTCTTCTTCAACTCGTTCATGATGCCCATTGAGGGCCAGattctgctttgagagaaaatAAATGATATCCAAGATTCTTTTCATTATCAGATTTTTACCTTTGGGACCTTTTGATCCCTGCCGTCAACCATTTTAACCAGAGAAGACTTATCAATCAATTAACagagtggcaaaatatataatttttttaatcaaatacagTAGTTCATGTTTGTTCATGTATGTACAATGTCTGCAGTTTTTACTGAGAAATTGTGTcctcagtttgatgcccctcatcACTTGATGCCCGTGCGGCCCTCACCACCCGCACATGGCTAGATACGCCACTGGTTTACAGTTAGTTGATAGATTCTTCTAGATAATAGTTTGGACCTTGGtcatataattttgttttgtttcagcaATGGATTCTGTTATTTGAacatatattgtttttgttttttttatcagcgGTGGCTTATATTAGAATTAGTGCTTTGTTTTAACAAATTTGCATGACTGAATGTCTTGATCATATACTTATCTATATatgtaattctcttcttcgctcaagagtttggacgataagaagaagtaaaggaaagatcactctcttatttctgctgatagagttatcccacaaACTtgacgagccttgcgtgtagcgaagtcctACAGTGTATCatgaacattttatttcctacatagttCACGCTCAATAACAGCAactaacaaatgtttcaatctgtcTACGaaaattgttgaactaaagtaattcttcattagtttgaggcgcgggaagcttctttcaccagattacacaattacggctaatgcataatgccgtttttatttatcgcccgTAGTATTGGCAATTTcccttattgaatgacaccccaaaatgacaattttcgtctataAATTTCAGGCGAttcgtatgagttttctaaagatttaaataattttcggatatttccaggactttttcgtatattctgcaatttcaattaataatttatacacctagaattagcgcgagtCTTATGAAAGTGCGAATCGCACTGTGGTTGCATAAGGccgccctgcaaaatagcggcgtatgctacgccgccggtggACTAGTATATTATACTAGATAGGAAACCgcaaacaaattcttatccgcgattgatcgattcacagacctatatatatatatagatagatagatatagatatagatttttatgtacgtaaactgtttttttttcaagctctaaggggagtcgcccaaatcaatcttttctgtcttagaaaagaaatgatctttagttttcaaagtttagaaataatacaaaatcatttctcggatattcatgcaaatatatgaaacaaagccatttcctgtttgtttccattgagataattttcaaaaaatcctagaaataattcatgttgatttaaatcatcttatttacatttaaatagatttattacctagatctttctacattatgtatctaaaaattgcaaaataataaatatgagacgagagtactcttatttttgatgttcaattactaaatctagatctaaaaattaaatgataTGTTACCTAGAATCTAGGCTTTTAACTCCCTTGACAAACACAACGCTTTGATCCAATTTGTTGGTTGTTATTGTACGACATTGTGTGTAGTGTTCAAACCtgtccatgtccagtctagagatAAGTCTAGAGataagtctatgatctagtctagagagaagtctatgatctagtctagagataAGTCTATGATCTTGATACATGCACACTCTGCATTCTCTTCTTCAATTTcccacaaaatataaaaatgcagCTCTAGcaagaaaccttttttttttacttttactttacctttacctttctcttagtctgttggaccgttggggcaccatgcaagattcgtcgaccgtccttctccattcttctctgagGTTAGAACCTCTTTAAATGGCAgttccgtccattcttttatgttgtcctcccatcgcgttctctgtctgcctcttcttcttttttctgttAATGTTCCCTGAAGGATGGTTTTTGCGAGCcgcgaagatcttgtaatatggcatAATAAAGCAAACACACTCACACTcgtaatttaaataaattccaGATTTTTAAGAACATGAAAAACTGTTCAGATTGTTGGCGAATAGAAACATTATtcctattaattaattttactaACAAATTAACATATTTAACATTTCATACTTTAAATAAATCTTAGTCACTATTGAATGTCCAGCAAAATGTGAAATAGAGATATGCCAGAAAACAACAGGCATTCCATAGTAAGCCGTAATACTCATTCTTTAGTAAGGAGTAATTATTATGCCTCAGTTCGAATTTAGatggaatattgttttaatctCAACATTGGAAATTtgttttggtattttttttaaagatcagtctgacttttttctttctgtcatAATAATGAGCGCACTTTTATCTAGAACACACAGCAGACGTCAGCTACAGAGAATGCTTCAAACAGTTTTGTCAGAGATATCAAGAAGAGAAATACCCAAGtaggtctatctatctatctatctatctatctatctatctatctatctatctatctatctatctatctatctatctatctaagtatatgtctgtctgtctctctgtataTGAAAACATAGTAAtgcataatataatatttaaaaaaaaatgtacatagatcATTATGTAAATATGTGAATATGGTAGATTCATGACACATGGTAGATTCATGACACATGGTAGATTCATTACACATGGTAGATTCATGACACATGGTAGATTCATTACACATGGTAGATTCATGACACATGGTAGATTCATGACACATGGTAGATTCATGACACATGGTAGATTCATGACACATGGGTAGATTCATTAAATATAGTAGATTCATGACACATGGGTAGATTCATGACATGGTAGATTCATGACACATGGTAGATTCATTAAATATAGTAGATTCTTGACATACATTTTTGTCTCTATTGTTCTATTACTTTGTTTCTATTTCCCCTAGGAGAAGAGCAGCAGACACGGATTCCCACGCCTGTAGGATTAACTTAGGAAATCACTGCTTGACAGAAGAGATGGACAATCTCGCTGATTCGTATCACTACCTTATGTCTTCTAATTCACCTGGAAGAAAGAGGAGAGCTGTGAAAGTATAGGAGAAGCAGGTACTCTCCCTTTGAACTTGTAGGAGCAGGTACTCTCACTTTGAACTTGTAGGAGCAGGTACTCTCCCTTTCAACTTGTAGGAGCAGGTACTCTCCCTTTCAACTTGTAGGAGCAGGTACTCTCCCTTTCAACTTGTAGGAGCAGGTACTCTCCCTTTCAACTTGTAGGAGCAGGTACTCTCCCTTTCAACTTGTAGGAGCAGGTACTCTCCCTTTCAACTTGTAGGAGCAGGTACTCTCACTTTGAACTTGTAGGAGCAGGTACTCTCACTTTGAACTTGTAGGAGCAGGTACTCTCAATTTCAACTTGTAGGAGCAGGTACTCTCACTTTGAACTTGTAGGAGCAGGTACTCTCCCTTTCAACTTGTAGGAGCAGGTACTCTCACTTTGAACTTGTAGGAGCAGGTACTCTCCCTTTCAACTTGTAGGAGCAGGTACTCTCCCTTTCAACTTGTAGGAGCAGGTACTCTCCCTTTCAACTTTTAGGAGCAGGTACTCTCCCTTTCAACTTGTAGGAGCAGGTACTCTCCCTTTCAACTTGTAGGAGCAGGTACTCTCACTTCAAAAGTAAAGAAGATGTATGTCCTATTCCCTCTAAAATATAGTACTAGGTCCTCATCCCTCTAAAATCTAGAACCAGGTCCTCTTCCCTCTAAAATCTAGAACCAGGTCCTATTCCCTCTAAAATATAGTACCAGGTCCTCTTTCCTCTAAAATATAGTACCAGGTCCTCTTTCCTCTAAAATATAGTACCAGGTCCTCTTCCCTCTAAAATATAGTACCAGGTCCTCTTTCCTCTAAAATATAGTACCAGGTCCTCTTCCCTCTAAAATATAGTACCAGGTCCTATTCCCTCTAAAATATAGTACCAGGTCCTCTTTCCTCTAAAATATAGTACCAGGTCCTCTTCCCTCTAAAATATAGTACCAGGTCCTATTCCCTCTAAAATATAGTACCAGGTCCTCTTCCCTCTAAAATCTAGTACCAGGTCCTCTTCCCTCTAAAATCTAGAACCAGGTACTCTCCTTTCTAATATCTGAGCAGTTTGACTGTAAGAGAAATTCTGCTTGCACTCTTTGATTcgtgtgatactgatcatagcGGTGTTAACTCGTGTGATAGTGATACTGATCATAGCGGTGTTAACTCGTGTGATAGTGATACTGATCATAGCGGTGTTAACTCGTGTGATAGTGATACTGATCATAGCGGTGTTAACTCGTGTGATAGTGATACTGATCATAGCGGTGTTAACTCGTGTGATAGTGATACTGATCATAGCGGTGTTAACTCGTGTGATAGTGATACTGATCATAGCGGTGTTAACTCGTGTGATAGTGATACCGATCATAGCGGTGTTAACTCGTGTGATAGTGATACTGATCATAGCGGTGTTAACTCGTGTGATAGTGATACTGATCATAGCGGTGTTAATGTTATTGTTCCAGTCGGGGGAGGAATTTAAGGGAAGACAGGCGGAGTTACTGTCCCTAGGCCCCCACaacatagcccccccccccatagccACGTATTTTAACGGGTCAGAAACTTGCATACGTCCCTgtttatgtatattttgttcGCATTTTCGCAATATCTAAAATCTTACGGTTAGGAACACTGTCGCTGTTGTCTGCGTGTAGCGCACAGTGCCTTATCCCAAAACCTTACCCACCACAAactcaaattttttatttttattttaccaaaatattcatattaaatatttaaaagaagaaGGAACTGGaaataaatttacaaatttctttcttctaaaaaatGGGAGGCTTTCAGATTTatgcatattattattaattagtgGAGCTTTATTAAAATTTTCGAAAAAAAGGTTATGAGCCTTCACAACAGCCCACTGCCGGGACCTCCACGTACTCTAATCCGGCCTTGGTTCCAATCAAAGTAAAGCCAatttcatctgtcccttgactcgCTTCCAATAGGTGCCCTAATGATTCGCGTAACCAAATCTCTCTTCCaggtttttcatattattatgtataatatttgcagaaagtttaattaattaatatatcgtatttgttttattactaatataaataaaatattgttttttcaGGATTTTATCATTTGTTActcccgggtacgctgttctgcctcaccGTGGCACCCAGGTGGAAACGGTTACTTGAGGGGGTAACTAGGCTAattgaatggcgaaacataactcccgtggggatgcccacaggtagacgagagtccacctcttgcacgggcggggttgcaaaaaagtccccacaaacctgtcaccaatccatgcgctgttcctcaagggaccgttacattaaATGGCGAGTctcccacggttagcttggtacaacgaagaaaaatggcggaggctcccggtgtcctCGGCCCTCGGCCGTGTCTAGCCCATGCCTTGGGGGCCAAATGCATCGAAAACAGCAatgccttatttttttttttactgtttggcgtccaaacaggttttttttcaaactttgagctcgaagagccttcggctcagctcatAAGACGATCAAACGGTGCATCATTTGTTACCCTTCATATAAAACTCTCTATATTTGTGTATATGTTTAGGAGATTATTCTCCTCAAAAAGGAAGAGTTCAATCAGAATTTAGTCCAATATCTAAACACGAACATCAGTGACCTGCCTTACATAACTTACAGACTAAAATATCTCCACATGAAATCTTGCATAAGCAACTAAACGAAATAGACCATTTTCCTCCTTCTATCAGGACTAATGCTTGATGTTGTGAAGAGCTTCAGTCAAATGTGTGTGCGTGGCATCTGATGTTCTTTACTTTTTAGGTTTTCTTTAGTCTTCAGTACTTCTGATTTAAGACTTGCtttcttaattatttaaattggtttatttttttaataaataacagGACAGAACTTGGGTTAGGAGCAAATGAGTATTGTAACACCAATCTGTATATTTTGTCTAGGCTAGGTATTTTGACGAACCATTGTCTTTTTCACTGtctttacaaagctaatattaactctgtctgtctggtaaaaagtttgtacatgttttttctcGGAACAAGGTGAAATTTGCACGATTATTTCTTGTACCCgtcaaaacaagaatcaatttttaaaaattcacctgttagttaattaagtattggtaattaattattttgtttggtatcgaacaatggaaagaaattgtacttgactgactaATTAGTCACCTTTAGCGTTGGTAGAGAGAAATATGttgccgctttaaagtttgaaactaacaatagatgaCTATgaaaccttatatctccataaGCACTTCGCTAGTACAGTGGTTAAtgtgttaatttatttttaaaaaggcgaTCACACAGATACTCCCTTCTTtctggtccaggcaagtgatagcaTCATAGCGAACTGACCAAGTTAAGAGTATGAAActgcgctaaaaaaaaacaatttgtaaatatatttctaattgcacagatttagtgttgttggtctagattctagatctataacaaatttaatttcatggttaatccaaactaattgatacatctAAGCTTAagctttgctgttttttttaaatattaaaaatttattttttgttgtttgtccATGGTAGTAAGTTaactttaatgtaaaaaaaaaggtcttaatAAGAGTTCTCCTGCTGTCTCTTTCATAAATCTGTTTTTGACAGGTGTTCTACTTCTCTTTCATAAGTCTGTTTTTGACAGGTGTTCTCCTTCTCTTTCATAAGTCTGTTTTTGACAGGTGTTCTCCTTCTCTTTCATAAGTCTGTTTTTGACAGGTGTTCTCCTTCTCTTTCATAAGTCTGTTTTTGACAGGTGTTCTC is part of the Biomphalaria glabrata chromosome 10, xgBioGlab47.1, whole genome shotgun sequence genome and harbors:
- the LOC106075076 gene encoding uncharacterized protein LOC106075076; this translates as MIPLLMKASLFLLCLPELVAKTTDISPSNENLSLPALLGLQSNQYQLESKQSGQSLDNIQDTRDGASRTHSRRQLQRMLQTVLSEISRREIPKRRAADTDSHACRINLGNHCLTEEMDNLADSYHYLMSSNSPGRKRRAVKV